GCACCTGTAGTGGGTATAATATCAATTGGTAAGGCACGATTGCCAAGAATGGCATTAATTAATGTTGATTTGCCGTAATTAAAAGGGCCAAAAACGGCTATTTGAAATCCTGGCTTAAAGAGATGATTACAGACAGAAATAGTATCTTGATAGAGTTGAGAGTTTTTATTTATTTCTAATAAAGCTAATGCTGTTTGTAGATTATTTATTACGGTTTGATGTTCCATATTAGCACCTGTAAGTTTTATTTATCAAAAATCACATATATTTACTCCCCTTGCGGGGAGTAAATGGTTATTTAAGCAACAGCTTCGAGAAATTTCTCGTAGACAGATTCGATTTTTTGAAAGTCAGAAAGCACATCTGATTCAATACTTTTAAGACGCTTCATTTCGTTATCTCGATTAATCTCAAATGTTTCTTTTTGTTTGAGTAAGTTATCTAATTCGGCTTTGCGTGAGTTAATGTCATCGTTAATGCGATCGCTAATTTCCCGTTCATAAACATTAAAGCATTCTTTGACGGCATCATGAATAGGTTGCCATTGTTCTTGCGCCACTTGCGGGAGATATTTTACTAACTCTTTTTTCGCCGCTTTTACTAATTCTTTTCTTGCTTGATCTGCTTGCAAAACTCCTACACCCATACCTAATAAAGCTAAGTATAATGGGCCTAAAATAATGCCTGTAAAACTAGCAATAATGGTACTAATACTAAACACAGTAATTAAGTTTAACAGGATATTTTTCCAGTCAAAACCTGCACCCGCCATTGCTACACCTGCAATATTACCCCTGGCTAAAGAAAAAAGTCCCATTGCCCATTTTGCCCAGGCGGGAGAGTTATCTTCTGGTAATGTGTTAACGGCAGGTTGTACTTTTTGTCCGGTTAATTTTTCGGTAATTTTATCGGTAACTTTTGTATAGGAAGCACCGTAATTGGCGGCACTTTTTCCCAACAGAGAAAATGCCCCATCCATTTCTTTTTCGGCTATTAAACTCCAAGCAGAGAGCTTATCATTAATGTATTGTTCAAATGCTTGTTTAATCGCATTTTCAAAAGCATCTCTGCGACTTTGGCTTAAAAAATCCATGAATCTTAATTCAGGTTGATAGCGCACAAAATCGGTTTCAAAAGTATTACCTAAGTTTAGCACGTAAGAACGGAAAGAATCTGCGATCGCTTTCGCTTTACTATCTCTAACATTCTGAATTTCTTGCTTGAATTGATCTCGAATATTCGTCAATTTGTTAAACTCAGGTTCAACTGAACTAATCCTTTCTTTCAATTGCTGAACATCTTGTTCTAGCAAGGGAATCCGCCTTTCTACAGCTTCCTGCACGCGAGTAGAAGTTTGCCGCGCCAAAGTTCGCGCTTGGCGCAATTCAGAAATAGCTCTTTCTTTAGTTAAAAATGTGTTGAGTGCGCCCATAAATTCAGGAAAACCTGTACCTTCTAAAGAAGCTGAAGGTTGTTTCAAACGCTTTCGTAATGCCTTAATTGCCGAAATTTCAAATACTCTTTCGTCGTAAATATCTTGTCCTTCTACTACGCAATATTCGGCTAAGTTTGCTTGAAAAACTCGCCTCAATCTACCTTCGGCTTCTTGCAATTCTTCTAAATCATCTGGATCGATTAAACTTTCTTTAACTTGATCCCAAGCATTAATTAAAAAGAAAACGCTTAAGCCTCGACCTTTGATATAATTTTCTAAATAACGGCGTTCGCCAAGCGTGCAAGGTTGAGAAGCTCTCAAAACAAATAAAATTGCATGACAATTATTAATGTAACCTAGTGATAATTCATTTCTTGCTTCTGTATCATTTAACCCTGGACTGTCAACAATTTCCACACCTTTTTCTAATAAAGGTAATGGATATTCAACAATGGCATAATCTACATCGGGAAAGGCTTGTTTATTTTCTTGTTCGAGTCTTTTTGCTTCAGCGGGATCGATCGTATAATCTTGTTTAAAACTTTTGAAATCTAACTCTTTGGGTTCTTTGCCATCTTTAAAATAAACTGTTACTTGCTTTTCAGGGCCATAGCGAAGCAGCGTTAAAACTGCCGTACAAGGGTTAACATCACTGGGTAACAAATTTTCCCCAATCAGGGCGTTTAAAAAAGTGCTTTTACCTCGTTTCATATCACCTAAAACTAACAGGCGAAATACACCTTTTTTGTAGTTTTTACTAGCGATTCTGACATCCTCAATTTCTCTTTCTAAACCTAATGCACCTGATGATTTTTTACCTTCCGTTTCGGCTTTTTCCAGAATTACACTTATGTTATGAAAGGATTTAGCTACTTTGCTACGTGCTTGAGCAACTTTTTCTAAATCGTTAAGAAAACGGTCTGTTTCAACTTTGTAACTCATTTGATGACACCAGTAAATTTAACTGAAAAGTAAACTTTTCTGTAACAAATGTCGCTAATTTTTAGATTTGAGATTGCCGGAAAGCTTCAAACTGCATCCCTTGATAGGTGCAGTAAATCTAAAATCGGTTGACTATCCAAATGTAACTTCATTAACTCTCGATTGCCAAGAGGCTGACGATTTTAAATTAAAGTAAAATTACTCAAAAACTAGCTATTTGATGGAGTAAGTAACGCTAATTTGACTTCTGACTTGTACCTCTGGAAGCGCAGATGGATCGTAAGGAGGAATACTTTGATTAATGTTAGAAAAAGGTGAAAGGGGGACAGCTTGTTTTGTGCCACAAGCAGAAACAGAAGCAGGACTAACGATCGGATAAACTGTGACTAACAACAATTCACCTAATTGCAAACGCATTTCTAATGCTACACTTCGTACCTGCATTTCTGCGTCTTTAATAGCGTTGCGACGGGCATTAATTTCTAATGGTTGGCAGTTATTTACAGCATATTCAGCACTAATACCTTGAATAAATAATTGGCTGGTTTCTGTTGCTAAAGTCGCTGTTTTAACAACTTCTTGCATTCTTTCCCGCGTAGGTTTCAAGATTTTTACCAATAACTTAGGATTTTCTAAAGTATTAGTTTGAATTTCCATATTATCTGTTGGAACTGCGATCGCTATTAAAGCATCAACTATAGGTTTTAAAAGTTCTTCTGCTGGTGAAACTGTAACCGGAGTATTTCTATGGGAATTTTCCAAGGGGTTACGGGAAGCAAAGCGAAATTCCAAGCGGGCAATATCTGCGGGAGCAATCACTTGACCTTGACCAATTACAGTGATAGCACGTTGGTTAATTAAAATTTGTGGTGTAATACCATTTGTTAATTGAGATACATTAATCGTATTTGAGGGCATTTCCTGAGACTTGACGAACACAGGATTTTGGGCAATGCTAATTTTGTTATTTAATATCGACAACCCTATCACCACAATGGCAGAAATCAGAGTTGGCGATAATACTGTTAAGAATCGATACATTTTGTTTTGCTACTAAACATTAATTTAAATACCAAAAATGCGTTATTTTACTCAAAAATTCGCCGCCCCCTGTTATCTTATGATGTATCAACTTAAAATATGGCTATAAAACAAATTACAAGTCCTGAGTATGAGGAATTAGCTATGACGACCATAAATGATAACCAACAAAATGAGCAAATTGCTACCCTACCTCCCACCTCTGAACCTGTCACAACTCGAATTCGACCTTGGGGAACAGTTACACTTCTAGAAGAAACCGATCGCTACAGGATTAATCGCATTGAACTTAAAGCAGGTCATCATATTAGTACTCAAATGCACTATCACCGTAGCGAACACTGGATCGTAGTTTCTGGTACAGCAAGAGTTCTTTGTGATGGAAAAGAAACTCTACTAATGCAAAAACAATCTACTTATGTTCCTGCTTCTAAACCACATCGAGTCGAAAATCCGGGAGTTATTCCTTTAGTTATGATTGAAGTTCAAAATGGAGAATATCTCGGAGAAGATGATATTATTCGTTTTCCCGAAGATCAAGACAGTCATTAAATTTTTGCTGATAGGTCTAAAACGCAAGATTTTAGTAAGAGAAGGGAACAAGGAACAGGGAATAATTGTTTCTCTTACCTTGTCCCAGATTGGGTAATTGGCTGTATTTTTTATTTGTAGCCTTTCTTCATGAAGCTAAATCCAATTAACATGACGCAGCCAAGGCCAAACTCCAGTAGGTCTTCTCATGGTGACATTTTCACTGTTTTCTGAGATCACATCTTTGAGTTCTTGATGTGTAAAACTATAACCCAATGTTTCCGTAATTTTAATGAACTCGTCTGGGTTGCTAGCTGCTGTCATCTTCTCTCTTAATGAAAAATCATTAGTAGCATCTTCTAGAAATTGATAGGCACTTTCTTTGGTCATTGGTGGGAAAATAGCTTATTAATAACAACTTGTCTAATTTTACCTAGAACAGTATAACAATCAATCCGGTAATTACACCTTAAAATCACAAAATCAACCCGGCTAATCGTGTAAGGTGACATTGTAGCCATCTGTAACTGCTATTAACCGGGTGTATTATCTAAAAATTAATCAAATAAGATATATTTTCCACCGTGACAGTGATAGACTGAGGTAAAGTTTTAGCGATTTTTGTCGAGTAGTATTTCAAATTCTGCCCTTAACGATTTGACATTTGCAACTCTCCCGATTAAAAGATTTTCGTTTCCCGCATCTTGTAAGCGTTCTTTCCAATATTTGATACTATCGGAGTTATTCACCCAGAAATTAACTACAGTATCAATTACTTCATTCAAATCCCAACCTCGGTAATCAGGAACGTTTTCTACAGATTGAATTAATGCGTCAAGAGTACATTTGTATGAGGCGACATATTCCACTCCTGTCTGAGATTTTTGCTCTTTTCTTTCTTGCTGTTGATTGAAAAAGTATAAAATTGGAGAGACTCCGAGAATATCGAAAGTGTATTTCATCAGCAACTCCTAAACGAAAAGGCTTATGCTTAATTGATGATTTATATAGCAAATTTTTTCAATTTTTGGGTGACAAATTATAAAGGTGAACTGGCAGCGCTCAGCGCAGCTTTTTTGTGGGCGATCGGCTCTGTGGTATGGTCAAATCTAGGACAACGCATTCCGCCACTAGAGTTAAATTTTCTCAAAGGGGCGATCGCTATCGGTTTTTTAGGGATCACGATTTTTCTTAGCGGAGAGTCATTACCTGCGATCGATCCGTTGGCTTTTTGGTTACTTTTCCTCAGTGGCGCGATCGGAATTGCGATCGCAGATACAGCTTTATTTGCCGCACTGAACTATATTGGGGCACGTCGTACCCTGTTATTAAAAATACTAACTTCGCCATTAGTCGCATTAATAGCTTTAGTTTTTCTACAAGAAACTCTCTCCGTTGCAGCTTGGTGCGGAATTTTACTTACTTTAATAGGAGTAGCTTGGGTAGTTAGCGAAAGAGTTCCCGGAACAAATGGCAAAGAAGAATTTTTTTGGTCAGGTATTCTTTGGGCAATGGTATCAACTTTTGGAGATGCGATCGCCGCAATTTTGTCTCGTGTCGCCCTAACTCAAACTACAATTAATCCCCTCTGGAGTACCTTAATTAGATTAAGTACTGGCTCTTTATTACTAGTAATCTGGATCGTAATCAAAAACTACAAAATCAAAGAAAATCCAATTCAGCGATACAAATCTGTCATCAGTATTCAATTATGGTTAACCATCATTTTAACCGCCTTTGCCGGAACTTACTTAGGAATATGGTTACAACAAATCTCCTTAAAATTTGCCCCGGCTGGAATTGCCCAAGCTTTAACTGCAACCAGCCCACTTTTTGTGTTACCGATAGCAGTTTGGCTGGGAGAAAAAGTGACTTTCCGTGCAGTTGCCGGAGTATTATTAGCTTTATTTGGTATAACATTATTATTTAGATTTTGATTACCCACATATTCCTCAGTGCACTTTAACGAAGTTTAATCATAGTGTAGAGAATCTTCATCAAAACTTTGGCAAAATTGAATCCTATTCTCCCGATTTGACAGACAAGCTTTAGAAAAGAGAATCAACTTATTCAGGCAAATACATTTATGTTGTTTGTAGCAGTTGATTTATATATTAGAACAACTAAGGGAAATTATCGATCGGGTACAGAACTATTTTCTAGAGTTCCTTATGTATATGAAAAGCTCAAAGTCAAAGACGATCGATTTTGGGTAATTGAAGTTTGTCACTATGCCAAAAGTAGCTTAAATTCCGATCGAGATCCCGTAGCAAGTGTCTTAGTATTACGATATTAAAAGGAATTACTATTTCCTTAACCCAGAAATTTTCCAGAGAATTGGTATCAGATAGATTAAAGGACAAAGAAACCCAGTTGCTTTGTCCTTTACTAGTAAAATATAGCCATCGCTAAGGCAGTTAAACCAGGATGAAGAGCAACCCTCGATGTTAGGAATTTTCCCTTCTGTCTTCTGCTATAACTATCGATTTGCCATGTCACGAACCATGCTATTAGCCATAGCATAATGTTGCTGAATTGCAGGCAACAAATTAGAAGCAAAATCTACTATATCTCGATCTTGACCTTGTTGAGTTTGTCTTTGAAACAAAGCCGTAGTTTGAGCATGATCGTTTACCATTGCTCTCATGTAAGCTCGATCGAAACTTGTACCAGAAAGTCCTTGTAATTGCCGTTCTATTTGCTGATGTTGAGCATCCAATTGTTTAGGCAAAGTAACATTTTTCTGACTAGCAAGCTGCATCAATTGATTATTTGCTTGGGTATGTTGATCGATCATTTGTTGTGCATACTGCTTCACATCATCACTGCTTGCTTTTTGCAATGCCAACTGACTTAAGCGTATTTCCGCCATGTTACCTTGTGCTGCTCTTTCCATAAACAGCCTGTCTGAAGAACTTAATCGATTTTGATTTTGTTCAATAGTATTTTGGCGGTTTTGTAGCGTACTAGGTTGACGTTCCGCTTGCTCAGCTACAGCGACAAATCCTAAACTTAGAACCATTCCAATTCCTATCAAACTAGCAGAAAGTATATTTTTCATGAGCGCTTAACAGTCCTGATTTATCAAAGGATTTTATTACTTTGCAAATCATAGCTACTGCCAATTCAAATTAACTTCTACCTATAGATTAAGCATAGTCTGACTAAAGAGGTATTTATGCAAATTGTTGTTGTTTGATTATTCATTGGTCAGCAGTTTGTTGTTGACTTTTAATTTCACACAAATGACAGATGACAAATGACTAAATCTCTACGAATTAAACAGCTATTTTTGTAGCAAACCTACCCGTATTTTTCAAAGCATCTAAAAAAGCGTAAATTGCTGGAGAATGCAGCGCATTGGCTAAAATAGCTACGCCAATTATTCTTTGCAAAGGTACAGGTAAGTTACATTCTTTAATCCCAATTGGTAAAGGTTCAGCCGCCAAACGAGGCATGATCGCTGCTCCTAAACCTTGTCCTACCATGCTGACAATCGTTGAGTCTTCACGGATTTCGTAGGCAATTTTTAGAGGATATTCTGCTTGACTTAAATAAGGTTGAATGTAATCACGACACGGATTTAAGGAACTGATAATTAAAGGAAACTCTGCTAATTGTTGCCAAGAAATTTGTTGAATATTTAAATTAGTATGAGGCGGTAGAAGAACAATATAATCGTCTCTCAGGATTTCCCAAGTTTCAAATTCATCACTAGAAGGTAAGTATGTAAAGCCAATATCAGCATAACCGGAACGCAAACTGTCTTCTATGTTGAAAAAACTATCATTTTCAGTAATTGTGACATTTATTTCAGGAAATATACTGTGGAATTTAGCGATCGCAGTCGGTAAAATATGAGTAGCTACACTGCGAAAACAAGCAATTCGCACAATTCCACCTGCTAAACCTTTTTCTAAATTTGCTTCCTTTTTAATTGCATTTACTAAAGTTAATGCTTGACTGGCATGAGCTTTAATTCGTTCCCCCACAGGTGTTAAATGTGCGCCATGACGACCTCGATAAAATAACACCACCCCTAACTCTGCTTCCAAACTAGCAATAGCGTGGCTAACTGCTGATTGAGAAATTTCTAAACGTAGTGCAGCTTCGCTGAAATTTTTGTATTCTGCGACTGCAACTAAAGCAAGCAACTGAGAGAGTTTGATCTGATTTTTATTGATTTCATCCATATCATTTTTTAACCCAATCCCTGCATTGTCTCAAAATCTTGAGTTTAATTCCTCTTTCTATCTATCTATTTTATTCATATAAACTATACAAGTAATAGATGGTTGAGTACTGAAATTAGGAGTACATTGGATTTGTAGGGAAATTTAAAACCTCGTTTATCAGGCTAAGTCTATGAAAATAACACATAGTTCATTACCGCAGGGTGAAGCAGACTCTCCGTTAATTTCTGGGTTTCATCTACCAGTAATTAAAGCTAGATTTGCTACATTTATTAATAAAATTTGTGAACGATTTGTCACATTAATTAATCAGGCAAGTGAAGTAAAAGTTTGGCAAAGTAGCGATCGCGCAGGTCACAAGTGGTGGAACGCTTACGACCCCACCACAGGTAATTCTATTAGCTTAGATTCCGAAGCAGAAATGCGGATGTGGCTAGAAGAACGCTATTACCAAGATTAGTTGATTGGTGGAGTAAAAATGTCTGAAAAGCAGTGTTTGGGGTGGGGCTTGCTCACCCTTTTAAATATCAACGTTTCCGTGCCAAAGTTAAACCATCAGCAATAGGTACCATACTGATAGTTACTCTTTCATCTTGGAAGATTTTCTCGTTAAATTTACGGATCGCCTGCGTACTTTCATCTTGCACTTGCGGATCGGCAACTCTTCCCGACCAAAGTACATTATCGATCGCAATTAAACCACCTGGACGGATTAATTTTAAACAGCGTTCATAATATTCCTGATAATTTCCTTTATCTGCATCGATAAACGCAAAATCAAAAGTTTCTTGCTCTCCCGATGCTAATAATAAATCTAAAGTAGCTAAAGCTGGTGCAATTCGCAAATCAATTTTTTCTGCTACTCCAGCTTCTTGCCAGTAACGACGAGCAATATTAGTATATTCCTCACTAACATCGCAAGCAATTATTTTACCATCAGGCGGTAAAGCTAAAGCTACAGAAAGGGAACTGTAACCAGTAAAAACACCAATTTCTAAAGTTTTCTTTGCACCAATTAACTGCACTAACAAAGCCATAAATTGACCTTGTTCTGGCGAAATTTGCATTGTTGCATAAGGATGATTAGCTGTTTCTTCTCGTAAACGGCGCAAAATATCAGGCTGTCTTACAGAAACAGATAAAAAGTAATCATAAAGTTGATTATCCAATCCCAGTGTCTTTTTTGTCATGTTTATTTGGAGAATTTGTTATTGTTCAAGCCAGGATATACTATTAGCATAGCGAAAAACATCGTAGCCAATTTTGTTTGGGGAATTTAGAGAGTGCGATCGATCGCTTCGTTGCGCTAGATTCTATGCGATATATCGTTAACTTTGTCTCCCCTCCCCGTCTACAGGGAGGGGATAAAGGGCAGGGCTAAAAATTACTAAAAAACATCATCTTTTATAGGCATCTCAATAATAAATTGAGTGCCTTTTTCTGGTGCAGAAATACATTGCAATTGACCTTTGTGTTTCTCTACCAAAATTTGTTGGCTAATTGATAACCCCATGCCAGTACCCTTTCCGATCGGCTTTGTAGTAAAAAAGGGATGGAAAAGTTTAGCGCGTACAGCATCTGTCATTCCAGAGCCATTATCAGTAATTGTAATACGAATTGCTGAAATAAAGTAATCACTTTTTATCAGTTCAGTGCCAATGCGAATAATCGGTTGAAAATCTCGCTCTTTCATGCTAATTTGCTCTTCTAAAGCATCGATCGCATTGGCAATCAAATTCATAAACACCTGATTAATTTGTCCCGCATAACAGTTTACCAGAGGTAGTTTGCCGTAGTCTTTTATAACCTCAATAGCCGGACGATCGAGCTTAGCTTTTAATCGGTGCTGTAAGATCATCAAAGTACTATCAATGCCTTCATGTATATCTACTGGTTTAAGTTCAGTTTCATCCAAGCGGGAAAAATTTCGCACAGATAACACAATACTCCGAATACGTTCGACTCCTACTTGCATTGAAGAAAGCAGTTTTGGCAAATCATCAATGATAAATTCCAAGTCCATATCTTCAATTTCATTGACAATTTCTTCGGCTGGTTGTGAATAATACATTTGGTATAAATTCAACAAATGAATGAGTTTTTGAGTATAGTCATGAGCGTGGGGAAGATTGCCATAAATAAAGTTTACTGGATTATTAATTTCATGGGCTACTCCAGCAACCAATTGACCCAAGCTAGACATTTTTTCGCCTTGGATTAACTGGAGTTGTGCTGCTTGCAACTCTTTTAAAGAATTCTCTAAAGCTATGGCTTTTTCGCGTTCTTTTTGCTCGCTCAGTCGCAATGCCATCTCTACTTTCTCTCGTTGCGCTATTTCCAACTGCAACTTTTGACTAAGAGAAAAATTTCTCAAAGCTGTGATTATGGTTGTATATAACTTTGATAATGTCAATTCAGTTTTAGTTTTATAATCATTAATATCATAATTAACAATTACATTTTTTTCTGGGACTTGTCCAGGTTGTCCTGTGCGTAAAATAATTCGCACCAACTGATTACCAAGCTCTTCTCGTACATATTTAACAAACTCTAAACCCGCATCATCTGTTTCCATAATTACATCAAGCAGGATGATGGCAACATCAGGATGTTCTTGAATTAATTCTTTAGCTTCTTTGGCAGAATAAGCACTAATAAAGCTTAAAGGTTTATCTTCAAAATTAAATTTTTTCAAGGCGATATGAGTAGCTGTGTGAATTTGTTCTTCATCATCCACAATCAAAATTTTCCAGCTTTCTTTGGGCTGATTTATTTCTACCTCATCGGCAAAAAATATAACTTCATCTGAGTTGCATTCTTCAGCAAATGTGATTTTTTCAGATGATTCCTGATGATTATAGTCTTCCATTTATCTAACCTTTGTTACTAAAGTTTGCGTGAAACAATACTCCGGTGTTCAATTAATTTTTATTTACACAGGAAACTGAATAATAAATTGTGTACCCACACCTACCTGACTGTGACAGGAAATTTCACCTTTGAAAGTTTGTGTCACCAAATTGTAAACAATATGCAATCCCAAACCAGTACCACCACTACTACGCTTCGTCGTAAAAAATGGC
The genomic region above belongs to Phormidium ambiguum IAM M-71 and contains:
- a CDS encoding dynamin family protein — translated: MSYKVETDRFLNDLEKVAQARSKVAKSFHNISVILEKAETEGKKSSGALGLEREIEDVRIASKNYKKGVFRLLVLGDMKRGKSTFLNALIGENLLPSDVNPCTAVLTLLRYGPEKQVTVYFKDGKEPKELDFKSFKQDYTIDPAEAKRLEQENKQAFPDVDYAIVEYPLPLLEKGVEIVDSPGLNDTEARNELSLGYINNCHAILFVLRASQPCTLGERRYLENYIKGRGLSVFFLINAWDQVKESLIDPDDLEELQEAEGRLRRVFQANLAEYCVVEGQDIYDERVFEISAIKALRKRLKQPSASLEGTGFPEFMGALNTFLTKERAISELRQARTLARQTSTRVQEAVERRIPLLEQDVQQLKERISSVEPEFNKLTNIRDQFKQEIQNVRDSKAKAIADSFRSYVLNLGNTFETDFVRYQPELRFMDFLSQSRRDAFENAIKQAFEQYINDKLSAWSLIAEKEMDGAFSLLGKSAANYGASYTKVTDKITEKLTGQKVQPAVNTLPEDNSPAWAKWAMGLFSLARGNIAGVAMAGAGFDWKNILLNLITVFSISTIIASFTGIILGPLYLALLGMGVGVLQADQARKELVKAAKKELVKYLPQVAQEQWQPIHDAVKECFNVYEREISDRINDDINSRKAELDNLLKQKETFEINRDNEMKRLKSIESDVLSDFQKIESVYEKFLEAVA
- a CDS encoding SIMPL domain-containing protein (The SIMPL domain is named for its presence in mouse protein SIMPL (signalling molecule that associates with mouse pelle-like kinase). Bacterial member BP26, from Brucella, was shown to assemble into a channel-like structure, while YggE from E. coli has been associated with resistance to oxidative stress.); its protein translation is MYRFLTVLSPTLISAIVVIGLSILNNKISIAQNPVFVKSQEMPSNTINVSQLTNGITPQILINQRAITVIGQGQVIAPADIARLEFRFASRNPLENSHRNTPVTVSPAEELLKPIVDALIAIAVPTDNMEIQTNTLENPKLLVKILKPTRERMQEVVKTATLATETSQLFIQGISAEYAVNNCQPLEINARRNAIKDAEMQVRSVALEMRLQLGELLLVTVYPIVSPASVSACGTKQAVPLSPFSNINQSIPPYDPSALPEVQVRSQISVTYSIK
- a CDS encoding phosphomannose isomerase type II C-terminal cupin domain, which translates into the protein MTTINDNQQNEQIATLPPTSEPVTTRIRPWGTVTLLEETDRYRINRIELKAGHHISTQMHYHRSEHWIVVSGTARVLCDGKETLLMQKQSTYVPASKPHRVENPGVIPLVMIEVQNGEYLGEDDIIRFPEDQDSH
- a CDS encoding Nif11-like leader peptide family natural product precursor, which codes for MTKESAYQFLEDATNDFSLREKMTAASNPDEFIKITETLGYSFTHQELKDVISENSENVTMRRPTGVWPWLRHVNWI
- a CDS encoding DMT family transporter, which gives rise to MTNYKGELAALSAAFLWAIGSVVWSNLGQRIPPLELNFLKGAIAIGFLGITIFLSGESLPAIDPLAFWLLFLSGAIGIAIADTALFAALNYIGARRTLLLKILTSPLVALIALVFLQETLSVAAWCGILLTLIGVAWVVSERVPGTNGKEEFFWSGILWAMVSTFGDAIAAILSRVALTQTTINPLWSTLIRLSTGSLLLVIWIVIKNYKIKENPIQRYKSVISIQLWLTIILTAFAGTYLGIWLQQISLKFAPAGIAQALTATSPLFVLPIAVWLGEKVTFRAVAGVLLALFGITLLFRF
- a CDS encoding DUF4142 domain-containing protein; this translates as MKNILSASLIGIGMVLSLGFVAVAEQAERQPSTLQNRQNTIEQNQNRLSSSDRLFMERAAQGNMAEIRLSQLALQKASSDDVKQYAQQMIDQHTQANNQLMQLASQKNVTLPKQLDAQHQQIERQLQGLSGTSFDRAYMRAMVNDHAQTTALFQRQTQQGQDRDIVDFASNLLPAIQQHYAMANSMVRDMANR
- a CDS encoding LysR family transcriptional regulator, with product MDEINKNQIKLSQLLALVAVAEYKNFSEAALRLEISQSAVSHAIASLEAELGVVLFYRGRHGAHLTPVGERIKAHASQALTLVNAIKKEANLEKGLAGGIVRIACFRSVATHILPTAIAKFHSIFPEINVTITENDSFFNIEDSLRSGYADIGFTYLPSSDEFETWEILRDDYIVLLPPHTNLNIQQISWQQLAEFPLIISSLNPCRDYIQPYLSQAEYPLKIAYEIREDSTIVSMVGQGLGAAIMPRLAAEPLPIGIKECNLPVPLQRIIGVAILANALHSPAIYAFLDALKNTGRFATKIAV
- a CDS encoding class I SAM-dependent methyltransferase is translated as MTKKTLGLDNQLYDYFLSVSVRQPDILRRLREETANHPYATMQISPEQGQFMALLVQLIGAKKTLEIGVFTGYSSLSVALALPPDGKIIACDVSEEYTNIARRYWQEAGVAEKIDLRIAPALATLDLLLASGEQETFDFAFIDADKGNYQEYYERCLKLIRPGGLIAIDNVLWSGRVADPQVQDESTQAIRKFNEKIFQDERVTISMVPIADGLTLARKR
- a CDS encoding ATP-binding protein yields the protein MEDYNHQESSEKITFAEECNSDEVIFFADEVEINQPKESWKILIVDDEEQIHTATHIALKKFNFEDKPLSFISAYSAKEAKELIQEHPDVAIILLDVIMETDDAGLEFVKYVREELGNQLVRIILRTGQPGQVPEKNVIVNYDINDYKTKTELTLSKLYTTIITALRNFSLSQKLQLEIAQREKVEMALRLSEQKEREKAIALENSLKELQAAQLQLIQGEKMSSLGQLVAGVAHEINNPVNFIYGNLPHAHDYTQKLIHLLNLYQMYYSQPAEEIVNEIEDMDLEFIIDDLPKLLSSMQVGVERIRSIVLSVRNFSRLDETELKPVDIHEGIDSTLMILQHRLKAKLDRPAIEVIKDYGKLPLVNCYAGQINQVFMNLIANAIDALEEQISMKERDFQPIIRIGTELIKSDYFISAIRITITDNGSGMTDAVRAKLFHPFFTTKPIGKGTGMGLSISQQILVEKHKGQLQCISAPEKGTQFIIEMPIKDDVF